CGTCGACAAGGCCGAGGCCGCGGGGAGCGCCGCGCAGGCCACCGACGGCGCCGCCAAGGCGGCGAAGGTCGACAAGGCCGAGAAGGCCGTCGCCCAGCAGCAGATCGAGATCCCCGGCCAGCCGTCGCCCAAGCACGCGGGCGCGGCGGAGCAGGGCCAGGCCGTCGACGAGGCCGCGGGCGACCGCCGCCGTCGCCGTGCGACCGCCCCCGCCGGCAGCCCCACCGCCGAGGCCGAGGCCCGCGGCGAAGCGCGTGGCGAGGTCCGGACGGACGTCCGCACCGAGGTCCGCCCCGAGGGCCAGGAGGCCCGTACGGCCGAGTCCGCCGCCGACACCGCCGAGGGCGGCCGCCGTGACCGGCGCGACCGCCGCGACCGTGACCGCGGCGAGCGCGGCGAGCGGGGCGACCGGCAGCGCGACCGCCGCGACCGCGGCGGCAAGGGCGACGACCAGCAGGGCGGCGGCCAGCGCCAGCAGCGCCAGGGCGGCCAGCAGGGCCAGGCCGGCCCGCAGGACGACTTCGACGACGAGGGCGGCCGCCGCGGCCGCCGGGGCCGGTACCGCGACCGCCGTGGCCGTCGCGGCCGCGAGGACTTCGCGACCGGCGAGCCGCAGGTCTCCGACGACGACGTCCTGATCCCCGTCGCGGGCATCCTCGACATCCTCGACAACTACGCGTTCATCCGGACCTCCGGCTACCTGCCGGGTCCGAACGACGTGTACGTCTCCCTCGCCCAGGTCCGCAAGAACGGCCTGCGCAAGGGCGACCACGTCACGGGTGCCGTGCGCCAGCCGAAGGAGGGCGAGCGCCGCGAGAAGTTCAACGCGCTGGTCCGCCTCGACTCGGCCAACGGCATGGCCGCCGACTCCGGCCGCGGCCGTCCCGAGTTCAACAAGCTGACGCCGCTGTACCCGCAGGACCGCCTGCGCCTGGAGACCGACCCGGGCGTGCTGACCACGCGGATCATCGACCTCGTGTCGCCGATCGGCAAGGGCCAGCGCGGCCTGATCGTGGCCCCGCCGAAGACCGGCAAGACCATGATCATGCAGGCGATCGCCAACGCGATCACCGTGAACAACCCCGAGTGCCACCTGATGGTCGTCCTGGTCGACGAGCGTCCGGAAGAGGTCACCGACATGCAGCGGTCGGTGAAGGGCGAGGTCATCTCCTCGACCTTCGACCGCCCCGCCGAGGACCACACCACCGTCGCGGAGCTCGCCATCGAGCGCGCCAAGCGCCTGGTGGAGCTGGGCCACGACGTGGTCGTCCTGCTCGACTCGATCACCCGCCTGGGCCGCGCGTACAACCTCGCGGCGCCGGCCTCCGGCCGCATCCTGTCCGGTGGTGTCGACTCGACCGCGCTCTACCCGCCGAAGCGCTTCTTCGGCGCGGCGCGCAACATCGAGGACGGCGGCTCGCTGACCATCCTGGCCACCGCGCTGGTCGACACCGGCTCGCGCATGGACGAGGTGATCTTCGAGGAGTTCAAGGGCACCGGCAACATGGAGCTCAAGCTCGACCGGAAGCTCGCCGACAAGCGCATCTTCCCGGCCGTCGACGTCGACGCGTCCGGTACGCGCAAGGAGGAGATCCTGCTCGGCAGCGAGGAGCTCGCCATCGTCTGGAAGCTGCGCCGGGTGCTGCACGCGCTCGACCAGCAGCAGGCGATCGAGCTGCTGCTGGACAAGATGAAGCAGACGAAGTCGAACGCCGAGTTCCTGCTGCAGATCCAGAAGACGACGCCGTCGTCGGGCAACAACGACTGACGCCGGCACCGCCCGGATCCCCGCAACCGCCCTCCGGTCACCTCGGTGACCGGAGGGCGGTTGCGCGTTGTACGATCAGCGCGTCGTAGTGGGGGGGAACGTATTGGCGAATACGCCCACTGAGTAGGCGGAGCCTTGCCCTGAAGCGCCGGGCGGCTCCGCACCGTCGTGTGGCCGGCCGGTACCCACCGCCGACGCGTTTTCGGTGACTCGGCTCCTCCCTGCACACTCGAGAGGAGTTCTGAGTGACATCTGCCCAGCGGAGGGCGCGTACCGCCCTCCCCGCGGCCGCCGCCGCGCTCGCCCTCGGCGGCGCGCTGCTCGGTGCCGCGCCCGCCCAGGCGTCCGACGTGACCCCCCGGCCGGCCAAGCCGACCGCCCGGAGCGCCGAGGGCCCCTCCGAGGCCGACCTGCTGGGTCGCGTCGAGGGCTCGATCGCCGACCTCAAGGACGGCGAGGCCGACACCGCCCCCGAGCGGAAGCAGGAGCCCGCGCAGGACGGCGGCTCCGGCGTCAAGGAGTCGTACATCATCGGTGGCAGCCAGGCCACCATCACCGAGGCCCCGTGGATGGTGCAGCTGCACTACTTCGACGACAAGGGCACGGCGACCGAGGACGACGACGAGGGCTTCTTCTGCGGCGGCTCCCTGGTCGCCCCCAACAAGGTCCTCACCGCCGCGCACTGCGTGTACGGCCTGGACTGGGCGACGAACGGCGCGGTCATCGCCGGCACCGGCGAGATGGCCACGGCCACGGCCGACGGCCTGGACCTGCACGGCGGCCGCATCACGGGCGTCGAGCGCCAGTGGATGAGCCCCACGTACGACGACGCCTCCCTGACCGGCGGCGACGTCGCCGTGCTCACCCTCTTCGAGGCGATGCCGTACAAGACGCTCCAGCTCACGCAGAGCGGCGACACGGCGTCGTACAAGGAAGGCACCTCCGCCACCGTCTACGGCTGGGGCCGCACCAGCTCCACCAGCCAGGACGGCTCGCAGACGCTGAAGAAGGCCGTCGTCCCGATGCGGTCCGACGCCTCCTGCACGTCGTACTACGGCGGCGAGTTCGTCGCGGGCCAGATGGCCTGCGCGGGCAACCCCGCCACCGGCCAGGACGCCGGCACGGTCTCCCCGTGCAACGGCGACTCCGGCGGCCCGCTCGTCGTCGGCGGCCGCGTGGCCGGCGTCGTCTCGTGGGGCGTCCAGGACTGCGTCGCGTCGGGCGCCTACAGCGTCTACGCGAAGTCCAGCACGTACGTCGGCCAGGTCAACGCGCGGATCGACGACACGGACCTCGACTTCGACGGCCGCGCCGACCTCTTCGCCCGCACCAGCGGCGGCGAGGGGTGGCAGTACTACTCCCGCGGCACCACCCTGGGAGGCCGGGTCTCCCTCGGCGACTTCAGCGCCTACAATCTGGTCCGCCAGGCCGACCTCAACCGGGACGGCTACCAGGGCTACCTGTACCGCACCACGGGCGGCGTCCTGAAGGGCATCGACTTCAACGGCGACGACGGCTACACCGAGTACACCATCGGCTCCGGCTGGGGCGCGATGAAGAACGTCCTCCTCCCCGGGGACCTCTCCGGTGACGGCCTGCCCGACCTGGTCGCGCAGGACACCCAGGGCTACCTGTGGCTCTACCCGGGCCTGGGCAACGGCCGGTTCGGCGCCCGCGTCAGCGTGGGCTCCGGCTGGGGCGTCATGACGATCACCGGCAAGGGCGACTACACCGGTGACGGCAAGGCCGACATGCTGGCCCGCGACACCTCCGGCCGTCTGTGGCTGTACCCGGGTCGCGGCACCGCCTCGGCGCCGTTCACCGCCCGCGTCCTCGCCGGCACGAGCGGCTGGAACTTCACCGCGTACGTCGGCACCGGCGACATGAGCGGCGACGGCAGGGCCGACCTGCTGGTCCGCGACTCGGCGGGCGTGCTGTGGTTCTACCCCGGCCGCGGCTCCGCGACGGCGCCGTTCGGCACCCGCGTGAAGGTCGGCTCCGGCTGGAACGCGTTCAACCTCTTCGGCTGACCGCAGCCGCCCGTCACGGCCGCCCCGGCGCCCCACGGGCCGCCGGGGCGGCCGTGACCGGCCCGGAGCGCCCCGTGCCCGCCGTGCCCCCGCACGGCGGGCACACGCGTCCCCGGACGGCCGACGCGAGCCTGTGCAACCCTTTCCGGCCCTCCGCCGTCTGACCGGGTGCCCGTCACCCGTCAGGACGACCCTCGGGGGCCGGACGGGCCCGAGGGAGAGCTGAGGAGACCATGGGCGAGCAGGACACGGACGGTCGAATACCGGACGGCGCACGCGGGCGCGGGGAGCCCCGAGCGAGACGCGGGCTGACCGTGCTCGCGTGGTCGCTCGCGGGACTGGTGGTGCTCGGCGGGGGCGGCTTCGCACTGGCCTACGCCCAGCTCGACGGCAACATCGAGAGCGTCGACATCAACACCCAGCTCGGCGGCGACCGGCCGAAGGACGTCGACGACGGCTCCATGGACATCCTGGTCCTCGGCTCCGACTCCCGCTCCGGCGCGAACGCCGCGTACGGCCGCGACGAGGGCGCCGCCCGCTCCGACACGGCGATGATCGTCCACCTCTACGAGGGCCACGAGAAGGCGAGCGTCGTCTCCATCCCGCGCGACACGCTCGTCACCCGCCCCGAGTGCACCGCCCGCGACGGCCGCGAGCTGCCCGCCCAGTACCGCGCGATGTTCAACACCGCCTACGAGGTCGGCGGCCCCGCCTGCGCCGTGAAGACCGTCGAGCGGCTGTCCGGCATCCGCATGGACCACTACGTCGAGGTCGACTTCACCGGCTTCAAGGAGCTCATCGACGAACTCGGCGGCGTCCGCGTCACCACCACGCGGCCCATCAGGGACGGCAGCAGCCACCTCGACCTCGCCGCCGGCACCCACACCCTCGACGGCGAGCAGGCCCTCGGCCTGGTCCGCACCCGCAAGGGCGTCGGCGACCAGAGCGACCTCGGCCGCATCCAGCTCCAGCAGTCCTTCATCAAGGCCTTCATCGAGCAGGTCAAGCGCGTCGGCGTGCTCACCAGCCCGCAGAAGCTGTGGAGCGTCGCCGACACCGCCACCCGCGCGATCACCCCCGACAGCGAGCTCGACTCCGTCAGGGAGCTCGCCGACTTCGCGGGCGGCCTGGCCGGTCTCGGCGCCGAGGACGTCCACATGATCACGCTTCCGGTGCGGTACGACCCGGTCGACCCCAACCGCGTCGTCCCCCTCGACGCACAGGCCCAGCAGGTGTGGAACGCCCTGCGCGAGGACGAGCCCGTCCCGGCCACTGCCACCGCGGACACCGCCACCGGCCAGGCGGCGGACGTCGTCCGCCAGGCCCGCCCGTAGCTCCGCCGGGCCCGCCCGTGGCTCCGCCGGGCCCGCCCGTGGCTCCGCCGGGCCCGCCCGCCGCTGCGCCGGGGCCCGCCCGCAGGGGGTGTCCCGGGGGGTGTCCCGGCGGTCGGGGCCGGTGCGCCGGCCCCGGGGAATACCTGGCCCCCCACCCCGGTTTTGGGAGATACGGCCGGTCCTGGCAGACTGGTACGTCGGCCCCGGTTCACGCATCCGCATCCCGCGCCTGCGACCCGGAGCCCTCCCGAAACTAGGAGACACCTTGAAGCGCGACATCCACCCCGAGTACGTCGAGACCCAGGTCAGCTGCACCTGTGGCGCGTCGTTCACCACCCGCAGCACGATCGACGGCGGCGCCATCCGTGCCGAGGTCTGCTCCGAGTGCCACCCGTTCTACACGGGCAAGCAGAAGATCCTCGACACCGGTGGCCGCGTGGCCCGCTTCGAGGCCCGCTTCGGCAAGAAGGCTGCCGGCTCCACCAAGTAGCGAGCCACAGCGCCGGTC
This portion of the Streptomyces changanensis genome encodes:
- the rho gene encoding transcription termination factor Rho: MSDTTDLMGVTADKTVDAAAPAAGAATGTTSRRRRSGTGLEGMVLAELQQVASGLGIRGTARMRKSQLIEVIKEAQGGGGTAAPKGAESGTAETKPKRRATSRTRTGEEGAGKAVDKAEAAGSAAQATDGAAKAAKVDKAEKAVAQQQIEIPGQPSPKHAGAAEQGQAVDEAAGDRRRRRATAPAGSPTAEAEARGEARGEVRTDVRTEVRPEGQEARTAESAADTAEGGRRDRRDRRDRDRGERGERGDRQRDRRDRGGKGDDQQGGGQRQQRQGGQQGQAGPQDDFDDEGGRRGRRGRYRDRRGRRGREDFATGEPQVSDDDVLIPVAGILDILDNYAFIRTSGYLPGPNDVYVSLAQVRKNGLRKGDHVTGAVRQPKEGERREKFNALVRLDSANGMAADSGRGRPEFNKLTPLYPQDRLRLETDPGVLTTRIIDLVSPIGKGQRGLIVAPPKTGKTMIMQAIANAITVNNPECHLMVVLVDERPEEVTDMQRSVKGEVISSTFDRPAEDHTTVAELAIERAKRLVELGHDVVVLLDSITRLGRAYNLAAPASGRILSGGVDSTALYPPKRFFGAARNIEDGGSLTILATALVDTGSRMDEVIFEEFKGTGNMELKLDRKLADKRIFPAVDVDASGTRKEEILLGSEELAIVWKLRRVLHALDQQQAIELLLDKMKQTKSNAEFLLQIQKTTPSSGNND
- a CDS encoding trypsin-like serine protease: MTSAQRRARTALPAAAAALALGGALLGAAPAQASDVTPRPAKPTARSAEGPSEADLLGRVEGSIADLKDGEADTAPERKQEPAQDGGSGVKESYIIGGSQATITEAPWMVQLHYFDDKGTATEDDDEGFFCGGSLVAPNKVLTAAHCVYGLDWATNGAVIAGTGEMATATADGLDLHGGRITGVERQWMSPTYDDASLTGGDVAVLTLFEAMPYKTLQLTQSGDTASYKEGTSATVYGWGRTSSTSQDGSQTLKKAVVPMRSDASCTSYYGGEFVAGQMACAGNPATGQDAGTVSPCNGDSGGPLVVGGRVAGVVSWGVQDCVASGAYSVYAKSSTYVGQVNARIDDTDLDFDGRADLFARTSGGEGWQYYSRGTTLGGRVSLGDFSAYNLVRQADLNRDGYQGYLYRTTGGVLKGIDFNGDDGYTEYTIGSGWGAMKNVLLPGDLSGDGLPDLVAQDTQGYLWLYPGLGNGRFGARVSVGSGWGVMTITGKGDYTGDGKADMLARDTSGRLWLYPGRGTASAPFTARVLAGTSGWNFTAYVGTGDMSGDGRADLLVRDSAGVLWFYPGRGSATAPFGTRVKVGSGWNAFNLFG
- a CDS encoding LCP family protein, giving the protein MGEQDTDGRIPDGARGRGEPRARRGLTVLAWSLAGLVVLGGGGFALAYAQLDGNIESVDINTQLGGDRPKDVDDGSMDILVLGSDSRSGANAAYGRDEGAARSDTAMIVHLYEGHEKASVVSIPRDTLVTRPECTARDGRELPAQYRAMFNTAYEVGGPACAVKTVERLSGIRMDHYVEVDFTGFKELIDELGGVRVTTTRPIRDGSSHLDLAAGTHTLDGEQALGLVRTRKGVGDQSDLGRIQLQQSFIKAFIEQVKRVGVLTSPQKLWSVADTATRAITPDSELDSVRELADFAGGLAGLGAEDVHMITLPVRYDPVDPNRVVPLDAQAQQVWNALREDEPVPATATADTATGQAADVVRQARP
- the rpmE gene encoding 50S ribosomal protein L31; amino-acid sequence: MKRDIHPEYVETQVSCTCGASFTTRSTIDGGAIRAEVCSECHPFYTGKQKILDTGGRVARFEARFGKKAAGSTK